GTGACGTCGGAAATGAATAAGGATCTGACCAAGGTTGCTGTTGCCGATTTGCCAGGGCATCTGTCCGATTTCATCGAAACCTGATTTTCACGGCCTCAAAGGGCTTCTATGACAAATGAACAGTGGCTGATCATTGCCGTTCTCGTAGCGACAATGGGCCTTTTCTTGTGGGGGCGTTGGCGTCACGATGTCGTGGCGCTTATTTCTCTTCTGGTCTGTGTGCTGATCGGGCTGGTCCCGACGTCACAGGCTTTTCTGGGCTTTGGTCATCCGGCGGTTGTCACCGTGGCCTGTGTCCTGGTGCTTAGCCGCGGGCTTTTGAATTCAGGCGTCGTAGATATTCTGACCCAACGCCTGATCCCCCAGTCCAGCGGCACTGTCGTCACAATAGCGGCGTTATCCTGCCTGGCGGCCGTACTGTCGGCCTTCATGAACAATGTAGGCGCATTGGCTCTGCTGATGCCGATTGCTATTCAGATCGCCACTAAACAGGGCGTTGCTCCGGGGCGGTTATTGATGCCGTTGTCCTTTGCGTCGATCCTTGGGGGCATGACGACCCTGATCGGGACGCCGCCGAACCTGATTGTCGCCGGGTTCCGGGCGCAAAGCGGTGGCGATTCCTTCTCTATGTTCGACTTCTCGGGGGTTGGGGCATCGGTGGCAATCGTCGGGGTTTTGTTCATCATTCTGGTTGGCTGGCGACTGGTGCCCGAACGGAAACGCCTGGATGCCGAAGGATTTGATACCGGTGCATATCTGACCGAAATCCGGGTTACGGAAAAAAGCAAGGCTGCGGACAAGGCCCTGGGTGAAATCGAGGCTGTCATGGAGGACGCGGGCGCGCAGATCGTCGCCCTGATCCGGAACAATGTGCGGGTGGCAGCCCCCTCGACCCGAAGAAAGGCGAGGGCCGGGGATATTCTCGTTGTGGAGGCGGAACCGGAAGGCCTGGCCAGTACTCTGGCGAGCCTGGAGCTGACATTGGAAGAAGCGGCGGAAAATCAGGAAGACGAAGAGAAGGACAAGGAGGACAAGGGCGATGCCGACAGCTCGACCGCCGATCTTGATCTGGCGGAATATGCGGTGTCTCCAACGTCGTCACTGATCGGGCGGTCCGCAGCAAAAATCCACTTGCGGCGGCGGTATGGTGTCAACCTGCTGGCGGTCTCCCGACAGGGGCAGCGGTCGGTTGCACGGTTACGGGGCATGAGTATACAGGCCGGCGACGTCCTGTTGATGCAGGGCGTGCCAGAGGCATTGGCGGAATTCTCCAGCGATTTCGGCTGTATTCCGTTGGCGGAAAGATCTTTACGCCTGCCTAGCAAACGTCAGGGACTTTTCGCGGTTCTGATTATGGCGGCTGCCATTGTTGCAACCGCATTCGGGCTTGTTTCGGCGGCGGTTGCCTTTGTTCTGGGTGTCGTGGCCGCCACATTGACCAATGTGGTGCCGGTCAGGCGGGTCTATGAGGCCGTGGACTGGCCGGTCGTTGTCTTGCTGGGGGCCCTGATCCCCGTGGCAGGTGCG
The Aestuariispira ectoiniformans genome window above contains:
- a CDS encoding SLC13 family permease codes for the protein MTNEQWLIIAVLVATMGLFLWGRWRHDVVALISLLVCVLIGLVPTSQAFLGFGHPAVVTVACVLVLSRGLLNSGVVDILTQRLIPQSSGTVVTIAALSCLAAVLSAFMNNVGALALLMPIAIQIATKQGVAPGRLLMPLSFASILGGMTTLIGTPPNLIVAGFRAQSGGDSFSMFDFSGVGASVAIVGVLFIILVGWRLVPERKRLDAEGFDTGAYLTEIRVTEKSKAADKALGEIEAVMEDAGAQIVALIRNNVRVAAPSTRRKARAGDILVVEAEPEGLASTLASLELTLEEAAENQEDEEKDKEDKGDADSSTADLDLAEYAVSPTSSLIGRSAAKIHLRRRYGVNLLAVSRQGQRSVARLRGMSIQAGDVLLMQGVPEALAEFSSDFGCIPLAERSLRLPSKRQGLFAVLIMAAAIVATAFGLVSAAVAFVLGVVAATLTNVVPVRRVYEAVDWPVVVLLGALIPVAGAMQATGAADVIARAMLTFVAQGNAVVGLGLILIVTMTLSDFMNNAATAAVMSPVAIRAASQLDVNPDAFLMAVAVGASCAFLTPIGHQNNTLILGSGGFRFGDYWKLGLPVELIVIGVGIPMILFVWPL